A part of Salmo trutta chromosome 15, fSalTru1.1, whole genome shotgun sequence genomic DNA contains:
- the LOC115148537 gene encoding uncharacterized protein LOC115148537, whose protein sequence is MLLRISMISALLAYFLLFGFALEREKQRDGGVKKVKEKKVGDVIEVKKDLKVGKDNKGKKKKVEDVVEVKRDPEVGNNKKGKKLTRNKKVKGKETGSPKSDKEQRNNTVCSSIGGICQRSSYVCQGRYLKDKCAAPKTHQCCMPAGAWSVLCASHHNNRVRGCDLFGCGGFNSRRDGDSLHKAVDVVCDDYSIVNAPFSGTLRGPVVGIQYDGVKLTNSEYCVKIFNIRPYRYMGPISQGEALGYLLPLQERFSGITSHMELQMCDRSDPSPYI, encoded by the exons ATGCTGTTAAGAATCTCCATGATCTCAGCTCTTCTTGCATACT TCCTGCTGTTTGGTTTTGCTCTTGAACGTGAAAAGCAaagggatggaggggtgaagaAGGTTAAGGAGAAGAAGGTCGGAGATGTCATTGAAGTAAAAAAGGATTTGAAGGTGGGAAAAGACAATAAAGGAAAGAAGAAGAAGGTTGAAGATGTTGTTGAGGTCAAAAGGGATCCAGAAGTGGGAAACAACAAGAAAGGAAAGAAGCTGACCCGAAACAAAAAGGTCAAAGGCAAAGAGACAGGAAGTCCAAAAAGTGACAAGGAGCAAAGgaacaacactgtctgctccagcATCGGTGGCATCTGCCAACGCAGTTCCTACGTCTGTCAGGGGAGGTACCTGAAGGACAAGTGTGCTGCACCTAAGACACACCAGTGCTGTATGCCAG CCGGGGCTTGGAGCGTCCTGTGTGCCAGTCACCATAACAACAGAGTGAGGGGTTGTGACTTGTTTGGCTGTGGGGGCTTCAACTCTAGAAG AGATGGTGACAGCCTCCACAAGGCAGTGGATGTGGTGTGTGATGATTACAGCATTGTCAACGCCCCCTTCTCAGGCACCCTGAGGGGGCCAGTGGTCGGTATCCAGTACGATGGCGTCAAACTTACCAACTCCG AGTACTGTGTGAAGATCTTCAACATCCGTCCGTACCGCTACATGGGGCCCATCTCTCAGGGGGAGGCCCTGggttacctgctgcccctacaggAGCGCTTCTCTGGCATCACTTCACACATGGAGCTGCAGATGTGTGACCGCTCTGACCCATCACCATACATCTGA